From a single Chlorogloeopsis sp. ULAP01 genomic region:
- a CDS encoding TetR family transcriptional regulator, whose product MSGQIISTRQRLINAAMSLFAAQGITETTTKAVAESAQVNEVTLFRHFGNKYGLLLAVISESPVFQELGESLKMQASQTTSAYQALKDYCDHRLQALETVPDLVRSLVGEAGKYPVENRQALGRSLNQANHSVAEYLATVMEHEQLHTHLPVEKLASLLNSLLLGYAVIQFTSEFHELWHDRDEFLESLVALFLDSATNSTGAGKYESIATQKVIDLPANVVHLILQRAKKSGLRDYALMYVLFGAGLSTTEIVNLERSHQIIDTNQHLLQITQGSIRQVPINQWILGKRYGSHTRNPLNQWLKSRKDKHSALFLNDSGMPISKAEIEERWQILAEGLLTPEGQQPAIEQAQQTWCTEMLMKGMNLEDMSIITGWNLTKLQPYARRAKEKLALEQAIRLDRN is encoded by the coding sequence ATGTCTGGTCAAATAATTTCAACTCGACAGCGACTGATTAATGCAGCGATGTCGTTATTTGCTGCACAAGGAATCACCGAGACGACAACAAAAGCAGTTGCAGAATCAGCACAAGTTAATGAAGTGACGTTATTCCGACATTTTGGCAACAAGTACGGATTGCTTTTGGCAGTAATTTCCGAATCGCCAGTGTTTCAAGAATTGGGTGAATCGTTAAAAATGCAAGCAAGTCAAACTACCAGTGCCTACCAAGCTCTGAAAGATTATTGCGATCACCGTTTACAGGCTTTAGAAACAGTTCCAGATCTGGTGCGTTCTTTAGTCGGTGAGGCAGGAAAGTATCCAGTAGAAAATCGTCAAGCACTAGGACGAAGTTTGAATCAAGCCAATCATTCTGTTGCTGAATATTTGGCAACAGTCATGGAGCATGAGCAATTACACACCCATTTACCAGTCGAGAAGTTAGCAAGTTTACTCAATAGTCTGTTATTGGGGTATGCCGTGATTCAGTTTACTAGTGAATTCCACGAACTTTGGCATGACAGAGATGAGTTTTTAGAAAGCTTGGTAGCGTTGTTTTTAGACAGTGCTACAAACTCTACAGGAGCAGGAAAATATGAGTCTATTGCTACACAGAAGGTGATAGATTTACCAGCAAATGTAGTCCATTTGATTTTGCAACGAGCTAAGAAATCAGGATTGCGAGATTATGCCCTGATGTATGTTTTGTTTGGAGCAGGTTTATCAACTACAGAAATTGTTAATTTAGAGCGATCGCACCAAATCATCGATACTAATCAGCACCTATTGCAAATTACTCAAGGCTCGATTCGACAAGTTCCTATTAATCAGTGGATTTTGGGTAAGCGATATGGCTCCCATACTCGCAATCCATTAAATCAATGGCTAAAAAGTCGTAAAGATAAACATTCGGCATTATTTCTCAACGATAGTGGAATGCCAATATCAAAAGCAGAAATAGAGGAGCGCTGGCAGATATTAGCAGAGGGATTATTGACACCAGAAGGACAACAGCCTGCCATTGAGCAAGCTCAACAGACGTGGTGTACAGAAATGTTGATGAAGGGAATGAATTTAGAAGATATGAGTATTATTACTGGCTGGAATTTGACTAAATTACAACCCTACGCTCGTAGAGCTAAAGAAAAATTAGCTCTAGAGCAAGCTATTCGTCTGGATCGTAATTGA
- a CDS encoding fatty acid desaturase, with amino-acid sequence MNMHSTAAVDKQPLALSWTNVAFFGTFHALAMLSPWCFSWSALGVTIFLHWLFGSIGICLGYHRLLTHRSLQVPKWLEYAIATLGALAMQGGPIFWVAGHRMHHVYTEDKDKDPYSSQRGFWWSHMLWIFYPQPEFFDYEIYKKFAPDLEREPFYRWLNRYFLLLQIPVAILLYALGGWSFVIYGVFLRAVLLWHTTWLINSATHLRGDRRFNVKDNSRNLWWAALLTYGEGWHNNHHAHPNVAKAGLSWWEVDMTWWAIKILQAMGLAKKVNVGG; translated from the coding sequence ATGAATATGCACTCAACTGCGGCTGTTGATAAGCAACCGCTAGCTTTAAGCTGGACGAATGTGGCATTTTTTGGTACATTTCACGCCTTAGCAATGCTTTCTCCCTGGTGTTTTTCTTGGTCTGCATTAGGAGTTACTATATTTCTGCACTGGTTATTTGGCAGTATTGGGATTTGTTTAGGGTATCACCGACTTCTAACTCACCGAAGTTTACAGGTGCCGAAATGGTTAGAATATGCGATCGCTACCTTAGGTGCTCTTGCTATGCAAGGAGGGCCAATTTTTTGGGTAGCAGGACATCGGATGCATCATGTTTATACAGAAGACAAAGACAAAGATCCCTACTCTTCCCAGCGTGGTTTTTGGTGGAGTCATATGCTGTGGATTTTTTACCCACAACCAGAGTTTTTTGACTACGAAATTTACAAAAAATTTGCTCCTGATTTAGAGCGTGAACCGTTCTATCGCTGGCTAAATCGCTACTTCTTGCTGCTGCAAATCCCTGTTGCTATCCTACTGTATGCTTTGGGCGGATGGTCTTTTGTGATCTATGGTGTCTTCCTTAGGGCAGTATTGCTTTGGCATACTACTTGGCTAATTAACTCTGCGACTCACCTGCGCGGCGATCGTCGTTTTAACGTGAAAGACAATTCTCGCAATCTTTGGTGGGCAGCACTTCTAACTTACGGAGAAGGTTGGCACAACAACCACCATGCTCACCCAAATGTAGCCAAAGCCGGATTAAGTTGGTGGGAAGTGGATATGACTTGGTGGGCAATTAAAATCTTACAGGCTATGGGGTTAGCGAAGAAAGTAAATGTTGGTGGTTGA
- a CDS encoding alpha/beta hydrolase, with the protein MIPNFELKTIRVNTETLAYEIAGDGALILCLPGVGDLRQEYDRLAPQLVKAGFRVMVADLRGHGDTSVGWQSFDVVALASDIERLLDAEKAEKAFLIGCSISGASTAYFAAQHPERVAGVVGICPIRRVPFTGLKAIFMPWILSGMFAKPWGVEVWGIYYRSLYPSFPPDDLDTYIAALKAKLREPGRFAAFKSMLLTGRDSAHLKTIRVPVLDFIGMADPDYEDPQSEVDWLTSTIPQAEVHLLEGLGHYPHREQPERILPRLLQFAHKTLRLHSSSLTGSS; encoded by the coding sequence ATGATTCCGAATTTTGAACTTAAAACAATTCGAGTCAACACCGAAACACTGGCTTACGAAATAGCGGGTGATGGAGCGCTGATTCTCTGCTTGCCAGGAGTAGGGGACTTGCGTCAAGAGTACGATCGCCTCGCACCTCAATTAGTAAAAGCAGGCTTTCGAGTGATGGTTGCAGATCTACGCGGACATGGCGATACTTCAGTGGGGTGGCAATCATTTGATGTCGTAGCACTGGCGAGTGACATCGAACGGTTGCTTGATGCTGAAAAAGCAGAGAAAGCATTTTTGATTGGTTGCTCCATTTCCGGTGCCAGTACTGCATATTTTGCCGCTCAACATCCAGAGCGAGTGGCAGGGGTAGTGGGAATCTGCCCAATCCGTCGTGTACCGTTTACCGGTTTAAAAGCAATCTTTATGCCCTGGATTTTGTCAGGGATGTTTGCAAAACCTTGGGGTGTCGAAGTATGGGGCATATATTATCGCTCACTTTATCCCAGCTTTCCGCCTGATGATTTAGATACTTACATTGCTGCTTTAAAAGCAAAGCTACGCGAACCAGGGCGCTTTGCTGCCTTCAAATCCATGCTGTTGACTGGGCGCGATTCTGCTCATCTCAAAACAATCCGTGTACCAGTTCTCGACTTTATTGGTATGGCAGATCCCGATTATGAAGATCCACAATCCGAGGTAGATTGGTTAACATCTACAATCCCGCAGGCTGAAGTTCATCTACTTGAAGGCTTGGGACACTATCCCCATAGAGAACAACCAGAGCGCATTTTGCCCCGTTTACTTCAGTTTGCCCATAAAACCCTGCGATTGCATTCATCTTCTCTGACAGGTTCATCATGA
- a CDS encoding TetR/AcrR family transcriptional regulator, with amino-acid sequence MSPARAKTSYSEIIRTAQYLLETQGLENLSMQTLANALEIRAPSLYKHVENKSQLVRAVLEHLLAELGEALANAVQGNNPSADLRAMAIAYRKFAHEHSTLYPLLYSNLSSEMQPNVGVSAAAVAPLLKTVEQWVGKEKSLSAARIVVAFTHGFVDMELIGAFRLGGNLEEAFELGIESLIKVLKELS; translated from the coding sequence ATGAGTCCAGCTCGTGCTAAAACATCCTATTCAGAAATCATCCGCACAGCACAGTATTTGCTCGAAACTCAAGGATTAGAAAACCTGTCAATGCAAACGCTGGCAAATGCTTTGGAAATTCGTGCGCCCTCGCTATACAAGCACGTGGAAAACAAATCGCAGCTCGTGCGTGCCGTTTTAGAACACCTACTAGCTGAACTGGGTGAAGCTTTGGCAAACGCAGTTCAGGGAAATAACCCCAGTGCCGATTTACGAGCGATGGCGATCGCTTACCGAAAATTTGCCCACGAGCATTCGACGCTCTATCCGTTGCTGTACTCTAATCTTTCATCAGAGATGCAGCCTAATGTTGGAGTAAGTGCAGCAGCCGTTGCACCTTTGTTGAAAACAGTAGAACAGTGGGTGGGCAAAGAAAAATCCCTGAGTGCTGCTCGCATCGTAGTTGCTTTTACTCATGGCTTTGTGGATATGGAATTGATCGGAGCGTTCCGATTGGGTGGAAATTTAGAGGAAGCATTTGAACTCGGTATTGAAAGCTTGATAAAGGTTCTCAAGGAACTTAGCTGA
- a CDS encoding MAPEG family protein, producing MNTRSQEQVDLQREELAIRRAAVTALFLCLLCFAVGYFTLPVFFDFPTELVDRLAFAVQASVFVLIWVLVGVGMVSWGRRHSVADIGGSASEPPSSRIAIQAAFLQNTLEQAVLAVGAYLALASLIGGAWLSLIVIAIIIFAVGRVLFLFGYRRYPTVARGRALGMALTVIPTLAGYVLAIALIAVQS from the coding sequence ATGAATACACGCAGCCAAGAGCAAGTAGATCTACAAAGAGAAGAACTCGCAATTCGGCGGGCTGCCGTCACGGCCCTATTCCTTTGCCTGCTGTGTTTTGCTGTCGGTTATTTCACTTTGCCCGTCTTTTTCGATTTCCCGACTGAGCTTGTAGATCGTCTGGCATTCGCAGTACAAGCGAGTGTATTTGTCTTGATCTGGGTGCTAGTGGGTGTAGGTATGGTCTCGTGGGGCAGGCGTCACTCAGTTGCCGATATCGGTGGTTCTGCATCAGAGCCGCCGAGTTCCCGGATCGCAATTCAAGCCGCATTTCTTCAAAACACACTTGAACAGGCAGTGCTGGCAGTTGGAGCATACCTCGCCTTGGCAAGCCTGATCGGTGGTGCTTGGCTTTCCTTGATTGTGATTGCTATTATTATCTTTGCGGTGGGTCGGGTGTTATTCCTGTTCGGCTATCGCAGGTATCCCACTGTTGCTCGCGGACGTGCTTTGGGTATGGCGCTAACAGTAATACCAACTCTGGCAGGATACGTGCTAGCGATCGCGCTCATAGCTGTGCAATCCTAA
- a CDS encoding pentapeptide repeat-containing protein, whose translation MSIDSNSSQVPNPESVPEQNLQPDDFEETPVNGLTPHELAAQQALATITSLQSPQNAVALQQARPHVKHRLSQAVSVKPRALLLILVAIAITFTGIAINNWIVGIVGTIVALLISLAIILPWWQEVVDEWFAPQERALVVAFLGILAAIIGSIRFTGVGDRLLAIGRGINWEAFGTLAEWVGALGQILIAIIAVYIAWRQYVISKDLTIQQNLLTVQQNLITQQQTIDSYFQGISDLVLDEEGLLEDWPQERLLAEGRTAAILSSVDGSGKAKILRFLSRSKLLTPLKRDRLLGRAILDGIGGYCEDRVYGVRVIDLGVMLAGAELSGTDLRWTDLSEANLVRANLSNCDLVKANLSRTILYEANFSNADLNGAILFYGSPETASPRSRKHPPNYKTGEQTGAVVEDANFSNVQRMSDANRYYCCAWCGEKTRGTVPGGCEGIPNKLGR comes from the coding sequence ATGTCAATTGATTCCAATTCTTCCCAAGTTCCGAATCCAGAATCCGTTCCCGAACAAAACTTGCAACCAGATGACTTTGAGGAAACGCCTGTTAATGGTTTAACTCCTCATGAACTGGCTGCACAGCAAGCCTTAGCCACAATTACCTCACTGCAATCTCCACAAAACGCTGTCGCTTTACAGCAAGCACGTCCTCATGTCAAGCATCGTTTGAGTCAAGCTGTGAGCGTTAAACCTAGAGCATTGTTGCTAATCCTGGTAGCGATCGCCATTACTTTTACAGGAATTGCCATCAATAACTGGATTGTCGGCATTGTCGGAACAATAGTTGCTCTACTAATATCTTTGGCAATAATTTTGCCTTGGTGGCAAGAAGTTGTAGACGAGTGGTTTGCTCCTCAAGAGCGAGCGTTGGTAGTTGCGTTTTTGGGAATTTTAGCAGCAATCATCGGCTCTATTAGATTTACTGGCGTAGGCGATCGCTTGTTGGCAATTGGACGCGGAATTAACTGGGAAGCTTTCGGAACACTAGCAGAATGGGTTGGTGCTTTAGGACAAATTCTCATTGCCATCATTGCTGTTTATATTGCCTGGCGACAGTACGTTATTTCCAAGGACTTGACGATTCAGCAAAACTTGCTTACAGTCCAACAAAATTTAATTACCCAGCAGCAGACAATTGATTCCTATTTTCAAGGCATTTCCGACTTAGTATTGGATGAAGAGGGATTACTCGAAGATTGGCCTCAAGAAAGGCTACTGGCAGAAGGTCGTACAGCTGCAATTTTGAGTAGTGTAGATGGTAGTGGTAAAGCGAAAATACTCCGCTTTCTTTCCCGTTCCAAATTGCTTACACCTCTAAAACGCGATCGCCTACTCGGTCGAGCTATTCTTGATGGGATTGGTGGTTATTGTGAAGATCGTGTCTATGGTGTCCGTGTCATTGATTTGGGAGTAATGCTGGCAGGAGCAGAGCTTTCTGGCACCGATTTGCGGTGGACTGACTTGAGTGAAGCTAATCTTGTTCGTGCAAATCTCAGCAATTGTGACTTAGTCAAAGCCAACCTCTCGCGTACCATTTTATATGAGGCTAATTTCAGCAATGCTGACCTTAATGGTGCCATCTTATTTTATGGAAGTCCAGAAACGGCTTCACCTCGTAGTCGCAAGCACCCACCTAACTACAAAACAGGCGAACAAACCGGCGCTGTAGTCGAAGATGCAAATTTTAGTAATGTTCAGCGAATGTCAGACGCCAATCGTTATTATTGCTGCGCTTGGTGTGGCGAAAAAACCAGAGGTACAGTTCCCGGTGGTTGTGAAGGTATTCCCAACAAGTTGGGGAGATAG
- a CDS encoding tetratricopeptide repeat protein, whose translation MICWRWFFASSCITLLISGCGGLANSADKDNKQAVQEINVAQFISEAQTAKEAEYFYNEGNNLLNSHRYVEATLTFDKALAIKPQLVEAWINRGNALTALERYQEAIASYDKAIAIKPNRDEAWYNRGNILSKLQRYQEAIASYDKAIALKPDKYEAWINRGIALTKLQRYQEAIASYDKAIAIKPNKDLAYYNKACTYALQNNVELAVENLQKAIKLVPNKYEKLAKTDPDFNKVRGEERFQELIE comes from the coding sequence ATGATCTGTTGGCGTTGGTTTTTTGCCTCTAGCTGCATCACTTTATTGATTTCGGGCTGCGGTGGTTTAGCAAACTCAGCTGATAAAGATAACAAGCAAGCTGTACAAGAAATCAATGTAGCTCAGTTCATCTCAGAAGCACAGACTGCAAAAGAAGCAGAATATTTTTATAACGAAGGTAATAATTTATTAAATTCTCATCGCTACGTTGAAGCTACATTAACTTTTGACAAAGCGCTAGCCATTAAACCCCAACTTGTAGAAGCTTGGATTAATCGAGGCAATGCTTTAACAGCTCTGGAACGCTACCAAGAAGCAATTGCCTCATACGACAAAGCGATCGCCATTAAACCTAATAGAGATGAAGCCTGGTATAACCGGGGCAATATCCTCAGTAAATTGCAGCGCTACCAAGAAGCAATCGCCTCATACGACAAAGCGATCGCTCTCAAGCCTGACAAGTATGAAGCTTGGATTAACCGAGGAATTGCACTGACAAAATTGCAGCGCTACCAAGAAGCAATAGCGTCATATGACAAAGCGATCGCTATTAAACCTAACAAAGATTTGGCATACTACAATAAAGCTTGCACGTATGCCTTACAGAATAACGTGGAGTTAGCAGTTGAGAACTTGCAAAAGGCAATCAAGCTAGTTCCTAACAAATACGAAAAATTAGCAAAAACAGATCCAGACTTTAATAAAGTCCGTGGCGAGGAGCGCTTTCAAGAATTAATTGAATAA
- a CDS encoding NAD(P)-dependent oxidoreductase, with amino-acid sequence MQKLLITGASGFLGWHLCQLAKQNWEVYGTYFSHPIEIPNVNMLKVNLTNFQELKQIFSEIQPQAVIHTAALSQPNYCQSYPKQSHAINVTASGNIAGLCADYLIPCVFTSTDLVFDGLNAPYKETDSVSPVNLYGEQKVIAEQEMLVRYPKAAVCRMPLMFGAATPTATSFMQPFIQTLQQGKELNLFIDEFRTPVSGTTAAKGLLLALEKVNGLIHLGGKERISRYDFGRLLVEVFQLPLAGLKAGYQKDVKMAAPRPSDVSLDSSKAFELGYQPLSLQQELEAIAKSQSQQ; translated from the coding sequence ATGCAAAAACTCTTAATCACCGGAGCTAGCGGATTTTTAGGTTGGCATCTTTGTCAACTAGCAAAGCAAAATTGGGAAGTTTATGGAACATATTTTTCTCATCCTATAGAAATTCCCAATGTAAATATGCTGAAAGTTAACTTGACTAACTTTCAAGAACTTAAACAGATATTTAGTGAAATTCAGCCACAAGCAGTAATTCATACAGCCGCTCTATCACAACCAAATTACTGTCAAAGTTATCCTAAACAATCCCATGCGATTAATGTCACGGCTTCTGGTAATATTGCAGGGTTGTGTGCAGACTATTTAATTCCTTGTGTTTTTACTTCCACTGACTTAGTTTTTGACGGCTTAAATGCTCCCTATAAAGAAACTGATTCCGTATCTCCTGTCAATTTATATGGTGAGCAAAAAGTTATAGCTGAACAGGAAATGTTAGTACGTTATCCCAAAGCTGCTGTGTGTCGAATGCCCTTAATGTTTGGCGCAGCAACACCTACCGCCACCAGCTTTATGCAACCATTCATACAAACTCTGCAACAAGGAAAAGAATTAAATTTATTTATAGATGAATTTCGTACACCTGTCAGTGGTACAACTGCGGCAAAAGGATTATTATTAGCATTAGAAAAAGTTAATGGGCTGATTCATCTAGGAGGAAAAGAAAGAATTTCTCGTTATGATTTTGGACGTCTACTAGTTGAAGTATTTCAGCTTCCCTTGGCTGGACTGAAAGCTGGTTATCAAAAAGATGTAAAAATGGCCGCTCCAAGACCGAGTGATGTTTCTTTAGATAGCTCTAAAGCTTTTGAATTAGGTTATCAACCTTTGTCGTTACAGCAAGAATTAGAAGCAATAGCAAAAAGCCAATCGCAGCAATAA
- a CDS encoding BON domain-containing protein, whose translation MGWLKRLFGQEKPQKAQVNPSPAQSSTESIPPERMGLNGEYDQSGLAKRVALAFDEDPSLTDIDTLYVAQTGSTVVLKGKVSNQQILSQMVSVAQKVNGATGVDTNQVTIG comes from the coding sequence ATGGGTTGGTTAAAAAGACTTTTTGGACAAGAAAAACCTCAAAAGGCACAAGTAAATCCTAGTCCAGCTCAATCTTCTACTGAATCTATTCCTCCAGAACGTATGGGGTTAAATGGAGAATATGACCAAAGTGGATTAGCAAAGCGAGTTGCTTTAGCATTTGATGAAGATCCCTCTTTAACTGATATTGACACTTTATACGTTGCTCAAACAGGTAGTACCGTGGTCTTAAAAGGGAAAGTTTCTAATCAGCAAATTTTGTCTCAAATGGTTTCTGTTGCTCAGAAAGTTAATGGTGCAACAGGTGTTGATACTAACCAAGTCACAATTGGATAA
- a CDS encoding SH3 domain-containing protein: protein MKTWKSSIKVSSSVAFTIAAIAWLTSSPTHAQSKLPANVAIRAQDACVEQARAKGFSLENVVSVESANADTVRVVLNLTQNGQQYKLTCNYNKASGTSVYEDTNSTTYKYQPLINPWLLGLVLPLVGLGLLWLWTRSRGSDKYDRYTRKDQDRRSEGIIRIRSDRLEIHSGPGTTYRITGNLRNGQRVILSGRYNNNWAELADGGWIPLQYVETNAQYTH, encoded by the coding sequence ATGAAAACTTGGAAATCTTCTATCAAGGTATCAAGTTCCGTAGCCTTCACTATTGCAGCTATAGCTTGGTTAACCTCCTCCCCAACTCATGCACAATCTAAACTTCCTGCAAACGTAGCTATTCGTGCTCAAGATGCATGCGTCGAGCAAGCCAGAGCTAAGGGATTTAGCCTTGAGAATGTTGTGAGCGTTGAATCTGCAAATGCGGATACTGTGAGGGTTGTCCTGAATTTAACTCAGAATGGACAACAATACAAATTAACGTGTAACTACAACAAAGCTAGTGGCACAAGTGTATATGAGGATACTAATAGTACTACGTATAAATATCAACCATTAATTAATCCTTGGTTATTAGGATTAGTCTTGCCGCTAGTTGGACTGGGATTGCTGTGGTTGTGGACAAGAAGTCGAGGTTCTGATAAATACGATCGCTACACTCGCAAAGACCAAGATCGTCGCTCTGAAGGAATCATCAGAATCAGGAGCGATCGCCTGGAAATTCATTCTGGGCCGGGTACTACTTACCGAATTACTGGTAATCTGCGCAATGGTCAGCGAGTCATTTTGTCTGGTCGTTACAACAACAATTGGGCGGAACTTGCAGATGGGGGCTGGATTCCTTTGCAATACGTTGAAACCAATGCTCAATATACACACTAA